In one window of Hymenobacter nivis DNA:
- a CDS encoding enhanced serine sensitivity protein SseB C-terminal domain-containing protein: MGLLDFLKNKPENKPADAPALTPAVPGTPAPADALTTAKPAGPRYQGSNFKTPAPELAQVSATPLPFPAPEPLPFPFEPENVLEQLLLLAATEEQARPAFYQALMQEEILMILAPEEGVGPGDVVPAEGAQIQLQVLTDGKLPIFTSPSRLTDGGQDAAEVSYVRIPGHAFFSMVQGQDCVLNPFSPAGKLLPKEEIEALLNGQLTGPTSPAGGDAEVLLSQPEDYPTAVADAVVAWAATQPHLRTAYLAQMQLANAPETPRLLLAFESDAATPEFMQELGPVLEGRTDAFQFVDLMLLDLESQEGVNPYFLQVEPIYQRA, from the coding sequence ATGGGTCTGCTTGACTTTCTAAAAAATAAGCCCGAGAATAAACCCGCCGACGCGCCGGCTCTTACCCCTGCCGTGCCCGGCACACCAGCACCGGCCGATGCCTTAACCACAGCCAAGCCCGCCGGGCCCCGCTACCAGGGCTCCAACTTCAAGACGCCGGCTCCCGAACTGGCGCAGGTATCGGCCACGCCGCTGCCCTTCCCAGCCCCCGAGCCGCTGCCGTTCCCCTTCGAGCCCGAAAACGTGCTGGAGCAGCTGCTGCTACTGGCCGCCACCGAGGAGCAGGCCCGCCCGGCCTTCTACCAGGCCCTGATGCAGGAGGAAATCCTAATGATTCTGGCCCCCGAAGAAGGCGTGGGTCCCGGCGATGTGGTGCCCGCCGAAGGCGCGCAAATCCAGCTACAGGTGCTCACCGATGGCAAGCTACCCATCTTCACCTCGCCCAGCCGCCTCACCGACGGCGGCCAGGACGCCGCCGAGGTGAGCTACGTCCGCATCCCCGGCCACGCGTTTTTCAGCATGGTGCAGGGCCAGGACTGCGTGCTGAACCCCTTCTCGCCCGCCGGCAAACTGCTACCCAAGGAGGAGATTGAGGCCCTGCTCAACGGCCAGCTCACGGGCCCGACTTCGCCCGCCGGCGGCGACGCCGAGGTGCTGCTGAGCCAGCCCGAAGACTACCCCACCGCCGTGGCCGACGCCGTGGTGGCCTGGGCCGCCACTCAGCCGCATCTGCGCACCGCCTACCTCGCCCAGATGCAGCTGGCTAACGCCCCCGAAACGCCCCGCCTATTACTGGCCTTCGAGAGCGACGCCGCCACCCCCGAGTTCATGCAGGAGCTGGGCCCCGTGCTGGAAGGCAGAACCGACGCTTTCCAGTTCGTGGACCTGATGCTGCTGGACCTGGAATCGCAGGAAGGCGTGAACCCGTATTTCCTACAGGTAGAGCCCATTTACCAGCGCGCCTAG
- a CDS encoding c-type cytochrome, which yields MMRRCLGLGALGVVAALSLPGCFSNNRHQGARIYAEACAGCHGDAGQGLGRLIPPIAGADYLALHRAELPCMLRRGVHGPMTVNGILYNQVMPAARIDDKQLSPARLTNLLNYIENNWGNHAAPRTIQEVERQLTACPNVGEADKAINLGALHSSKKVVILSVAEASLLR from the coding sequence ATGATGCGGCGCTGCCTCGGGCTGGGGGCCCTGGGAGTGGTGGCGGCCCTGTCGCTGCCCGGCTGCTTTTCCAACAACCGCCACCAGGGGGCCCGCATCTACGCCGAGGCCTGCGCCGGCTGCCACGGCGACGCCGGCCAGGGCCTGGGCCGCCTCATTCCGCCCATAGCCGGGGCCGATTACCTGGCCCTGCACCGCGCCGAGCTGCCCTGCATGCTGCGCCGCGGCGTGCACGGCCCCATGACGGTGAACGGCATCCTCTACAACCAGGTGATGCCCGCCGCCCGCATCGACGACAAGCAGCTCAGCCCCGCCCGCCTCACCAATCTGCTGAACTACATCGAGAACAACTGGGGCAACCACGCCGCGCCCCGCACCATCCAGGAGGTTGAGCGCCAGCTCACCGCCTGCCCCAACGTTGGCGAGGCGGACAAGGCAATTAATCTTGGGGCGCTTCATAGTAGCAAAAAGGTCGTCATACTGAGCGTAGCAGAAGCATCTCTGCTGCGGTAG
- a CDS encoding SCO family protein, giving the protein MSNRFWLAPALAAVLLTACSGPSADQAARLPILGERDVRPNPNGGPADTIFATAPAFKAVDQAGQPVTNQTFAGRAYITDFFFATCPGICPKMNGALLTVFKPYATDPRVAFVSFTIDPAHDSLLVLNDYAQRLGVTDAARWHFVTTGRSATARDTVYGLAKGFFTAAQPDKAAPGGFAHNGTFALVDDQGHIRGLYDSLNANEVARLQKELPVLLAEIAERHPQATAAK; this is encoded by the coding sequence ATGTCGAACCGCTTTTGGCTGGCCCCCGCGCTGGCCGCCGTCCTGCTCACGGCCTGCTCTGGCCCCAGTGCCGACCAAGCCGCCCGCCTGCCCATTCTGGGTGAGCGCGACGTGCGCCCCAACCCCAACGGGGGTCCCGCCGATACCATTTTTGCCACCGCCCCCGCCTTTAAGGCCGTGGACCAGGCCGGCCAACCCGTCACGAACCAGACCTTCGCGGGCCGGGCCTACATCACCGATTTCTTCTTCGCCACCTGCCCCGGCATCTGCCCCAAAATGAACGGGGCCCTGCTCACAGTGTTCAAGCCCTACGCCACCGACCCGCGCGTGGCATTCGTGTCGTTTACCATCGACCCGGCCCACGACTCGCTGCTCGTACTCAACGACTACGCCCAGCGCCTGGGCGTGACGGACGCCGCGCGCTGGCACTTCGTGACGACCGGCCGCTCGGCCACCGCCCGCGACACAGTATATGGCCTGGCCAAGGGCTTTTTCACGGCGGCCCAGCCCGACAAAGCGGCTCCCGGCGGCTTCGCCCACAACGGCACCTTCGCCCTGGTGGACGACCAAGGCCACATCCGCGGGTTGTATGATAGCCTGAACGCCAATGAGGTAGCCCGCCTGCAAAAGGAGCTGCCCGTGCTGCTAGCCGAAATCGCGGAGCGCCACCCCCAAGCCACCGCCGCCAAATGA
- a CDS encoding aldo/keto reductase has translation MQTRILGRSGLTVSALGLGCMGMSDFYGQQDDAESIRTLHRAVALGVTLFDTADMYGPFKNEELLAQAFKGKRDQVLIATKFGIVRDPHDPTKRSINGRPEYVKAACEASLKRLGTDYIDLYYQHRVDASTPIEETVGAMSRLVEAGKVRYLGLSEAAPATLRRAAATHPIAALQTEYSLWSREPEDDILPTCRELGIGFVPYSPLGRGFLTGQIQQFEDLAVDDYRRFTPRFQGENFQKNLDLVARINDLAKQKDCTPGQLALAWVLAQGPDVVPIPGTKRVAYLEENLGALAITLSKNELAQLDDIAPKGVAAGTRYPAAMMGSVNG, from the coding sequence ATGCAAACCCGCATCCTTGGCCGCTCCGGCCTCACGGTTTCTGCCCTCGGCCTCGGCTGCATGGGCATGTCCGACTTCTACGGCCAGCAAGACGACGCCGAAAGCATCCGCACCCTGCACCGGGCCGTGGCGCTGGGCGTCACGCTCTTCGACACGGCCGACATGTACGGGCCCTTTAAAAATGAGGAACTGCTGGCTCAGGCCTTCAAGGGCAAGCGCGACCAGGTACTGATTGCCACCAAGTTCGGCATCGTGCGCGACCCCCACGACCCCACCAAGCGCAGCATCAACGGCCGCCCCGAGTACGTGAAAGCGGCCTGTGAAGCCAGTCTCAAGCGCCTCGGTACCGATTACATCGACCTTTACTACCAGCACCGCGTGGACGCCAGCACGCCCATCGAGGAAACCGTGGGCGCCATGAGCCGCCTTGTGGAAGCGGGCAAGGTGCGCTACCTGGGCCTGAGCGAGGCCGCCCCCGCCACCCTGCGCCGAGCCGCGGCCACGCACCCCATCGCCGCCCTGCAAACCGAGTACAGCCTCTGGAGCCGCGAGCCGGAGGACGATATCCTGCCCACGTGCCGCGAGCTGGGCATCGGCTTCGTGCCGTACTCGCCGCTGGGCCGCGGCTTCCTGACGGGCCAAATCCAGCAGTTTGAGGACTTGGCCGTCGACGACTACCGCCGTTTCACACCACGCTTCCAGGGCGAGAATTTCCAGAAAAACCTCGACCTTGTGGCCCGCATCAACGATCTGGCCAAGCAGAAGGACTGCACCCCCGGCCAGCTGGCCTTGGCCTGGGTGCTGGCCCAGGGCCCCGACGTGGTGCCCATTCCCGGCACCAAGCGCGTGGCTTACCTCGAAGAAAACCTGGGGGCCCTGGCAATCACCCTCTCCAAGAATGAGCTGGCCCAGCTCGACGACATCGCCCCCAAGGGCGTGGCCGCCGGCACCCGCTACCCCGCCGCCATGATGGGCTCGGTGAACGGATAG
- a CDS encoding family 43 glycosylhydrolase has translation MKTFLFFLAALLTGFSFAHAQAPADSSVLRLWLHRDKPFNAPGNGNPLLPGYYADPTIIEDKGTYYIYATSDLTDWNGINRMAAWTSTDFVNWQCQYLNWPTKAQCGSSTSQTAGVWAPSVVKAPNGKFYMYVSVGEEIWVGVADAPLGPWRNARAEGGPLIRHKAFFFVETIDAECFIDDDGQAYLYWGSSHSDFDIEGRCLAVKLKPDMVTFDGEPRDVTPPHYFEAPYMLKRNGQYYFSYSWGHTWDKTYQVRYSTGPTPFGPWTEGMMRPILGTNTSDATIFSTGHHTLLRKGADTYIIYHRFNTVNEYKISAKLRQTAVDKLLYNPDGSIQRVVTTHVGVGALGPVPPRKNLAYRAPTTSSGDLDPKTRASYATDENNGTPWIGKPGPTAWLTVDLGTAKPVKEVNIYPEYPIYTYNFEVLTSNDNRTWLSAGRQTSTPAVASPLTVTLPATKARYVRVQLTERTGGPRAGVWEVKVY, from the coding sequence ATGAAAACCTTCCTGTTCTTCCTGGCCGCGCTGCTGACCGGCTTCTCCTTCGCCCACGCCCAAGCGCCGGCCGACTCGTCGGTGCTGCGGCTGTGGCTGCACCGCGACAAGCCCTTCAATGCCCCCGGCAACGGCAACCCGCTGCTGCCCGGCTACTACGCCGACCCCACCATCATCGAGGATAAGGGTACCTACTACATCTACGCCACCAGCGACCTGACCGACTGGAACGGCATCAACCGCATGGCGGCCTGGACCTCCACCGATTTCGTGAACTGGCAGTGTCAGTACCTGAACTGGCCCACCAAGGCGCAGTGCGGCAGCTCGACTTCCCAAACCGCCGGCGTATGGGCCCCTAGCGTGGTGAAAGCGCCCAACGGGAAGTTCTACATGTACGTGTCGGTGGGTGAGGAAATCTGGGTGGGCGTGGCCGATGCGCCGCTTGGCCCCTGGCGCAACGCCCGCGCCGAAGGCGGGCCGCTGATTCGGCACAAGGCGTTTTTCTTCGTCGAAACCATTGATGCCGAATGCTTTATTGACGATGATGGCCAGGCCTACCTCTACTGGGGCTCATCGCACTCCGACTTCGATATTGAAGGCCGCTGCCTGGCCGTGAAGCTCAAGCCCGACATGGTTACCTTCGACGGGGAGCCGCGCGACGTGACGCCGCCGCACTACTTCGAAGCGCCCTACATGCTCAAGCGCAATGGGCAGTACTACTTTTCCTATTCCTGGGGCCATACCTGGGACAAGACGTATCAGGTGCGTTATTCAACTGGCCCTACTCCCTTCGGCCCCTGGACTGAGGGCATGATGCGTCCCATCCTAGGTACCAATACCAGCGACGCCACCATCTTCTCGACCGGCCACCACACGCTGCTGCGCAAGGGTGCTGATACGTACATCATCTACCACCGCTTCAACACGGTGAACGAATACAAAATATCCGCCAAGCTGCGCCAAACCGCCGTTGATAAGCTACTCTACAACCCCGATGGCTCCATTCAGCGCGTGGTAACTACGCACGTCGGGGTTGGAGCGCTGGGCCCGGTGCCGCCGCGCAAAAACCTGGCCTACCGCGCCCCTACCACTAGCTCGGGCGACCTCGACCCCAAAACCCGGGCCAGCTACGCCACCGACGAAAACAACGGCACGCCTTGGATTGGCAAGCCCGGCCCCACCGCTTGGCTCACCGTGGACCTAGGCACCGCGAAGCCGGTGAAGGAAGTCAACATCTACCCCGAATATCCGATTTACACCTATAATTTTGAGGTACTTACCTCCAACGACAACCGCACCTGGCTCTCGGCCGGCCGCCAAACCAGCACGCCGGCCGTGGCCTCGCCGCTTACCGTGACTTTGCCCGCCACCAAGGCCCGCTATGTGCGCGTGCAGCTGACGGAGCGGACAGGGGGGCCGCGGGCAGGGGTTTGGGAGGTGAAGGTGTATTAG
- a CDS encoding GH92 family glycosyl hydrolase, protein MTTPACAYPTQSIGHQYYTAKMMLACLLALLLLPRLASAQARRKGPATKATKAVTKQPVDYVNVFTGTSNSRWALFPGPTVPFGMVKLSPDNQGQVWTAGYEYTVSSISGFSHLHAFGLSGLSVMPATGHLENLNQTKTYPGEPDGPFGTMWTAGYRSRFDKRTEHAAPGYYGVKLTDARTKAELTATTRTGWLRFTFPETGNRQGDENSSGPARILFDFDFPTEEQVAIQKVQVRQVSPTELEGSIQQKSSYPDQYTVYFVTQLSKAADSLSSWQTPPYTGTATTYGTAFRNPATIRNNIKEFEGKNDCGVWLSFHTKAGEQVVMKSGISFVSVAQARLNLETETKPYGFNFDAVAAAGRREWSELLGRVEVTGWSEAHKETFYTNLYRAYTGRAIMSDVNGQYTDACEKTQQLSAPADATYSSDSFWGTQWNLTPLMTLLTPAKANSWVNSFLALYDSGGWIPDAPVGLEYSAVMGAQHHKSLIVSSYQKGIRGFDVNKAWAATKHDLTTPGQAGPCGGYVGNRQLGPYLQYGYVPDEDGASSNTLEYAYDDYVASQFAQALGKTDDQAYFAKRALSYKNQFDPQTGYMRRRKRDGSWVSPVNIHKFGTVGDWNSSGWMEGTAWIYSFFVPQDVPELVRMVGQKRFNQRLEEGFARGYVDLSNQPNMQAPFLFNYSGKPWLTQKYSRYVMSKFYNTSPLSGWVGEEDEGQLSSLYVLFAMGLFEMDGGTAVRPTYDLSSPLFNRIVLHLDKKYYGGRTFIIEAKDNSETNIYIQSATLNGQLLARPLLAHADLVKGGTLVLQMGPQPNMGWGLGQ, encoded by the coding sequence ATGACTACACCGGCCTGCGCTTATCCCACCCAATCTATTGGCCATCAATATTATACCGCCAAAATGATGCTGGCTTGCCTGCTGGCTTTGCTGCTGTTGCCGCGGCTGGCTTCGGCCCAGGCGCGGCGGAAGGGGCCGGCAACCAAAGCCACTAAAGCGGTGACCAAGCAGCCCGTCGATTACGTCAACGTATTCACGGGCACATCTAACTCGCGCTGGGCGCTGTTTCCAGGGCCGACGGTGCCGTTTGGCATGGTCAAGCTCAGCCCCGACAATCAGGGCCAGGTGTGGACGGCCGGCTACGAGTACACCGTGAGCAGCATTTCGGGCTTCAGCCACCTGCACGCCTTCGGCCTGAGTGGTCTGAGCGTGATGCCCGCCACCGGCCACCTCGAAAACCTCAACCAAACCAAAACCTACCCCGGCGAACCCGACGGCCCCTTCGGCACGATGTGGACCGCCGGCTACCGCTCGCGCTTCGACAAGCGCACCGAGCACGCCGCGCCCGGCTACTACGGCGTGAAATTAACCGATGCCCGTACCAAGGCCGAGCTAACGGCCACCACCCGCACCGGCTGGCTACGCTTCACCTTTCCCGAAACCGGCAACCGCCAGGGCGACGAAAACAGCAGCGGCCCGGCCCGTATACTGTTCGATTTCGACTTCCCGACCGAGGAGCAGGTGGCCATCCAGAAGGTGCAGGTGCGTCAGGTAAGCCCCACGGAATTAGAAGGTTCCATTCAGCAGAAAAGTAGCTACCCCGACCAGTATACGGTGTACTTCGTGACGCAACTGAGCAAGGCCGCCGACAGCCTCAGCAGCTGGCAGACGCCGCCCTACACGGGCACGGCTACCACTTATGGCACCGCGTTTCGCAACCCAGCTACTATCCGCAACAACATCAAGGAGTTTGAGGGCAAGAACGACTGCGGCGTATGGCTCTCGTTTCACACCAAGGCGGGCGAGCAGGTAGTGATGAAGTCGGGCATTTCCTTCGTGAGCGTGGCCCAGGCGCGGCTCAACCTGGAAACCGAAACCAAGCCCTACGGCTTCAATTTCGACGCGGTAGCCGCCGCCGGCCGCCGCGAGTGGAGCGAGCTATTAGGCCGGGTGGAAGTCACGGGCTGGAGCGAAGCCCACAAGGAAACCTTCTACACCAACCTCTACCGCGCCTATACCGGCCGCGCCATTATGAGCGACGTGAACGGGCAGTACACCGATGCCTGCGAAAAAACCCAGCAATTATCTGCCCCCGCCGATGCCACGTACAGCAGCGACTCATTCTGGGGCACTCAGTGGAACCTGACGCCACTTATGACGCTGCTTACGCCCGCTAAGGCCAATTCCTGGGTCAATTCCTTCCTGGCACTCTACGACTCGGGCGGCTGGATTCCCGACGCACCGGTGGGCCTGGAATACTCGGCCGTGATGGGCGCGCAGCACCACAAATCCTTGATAGTAAGCAGCTATCAGAAAGGAATTCGGGGTTTCGACGTGAACAAAGCCTGGGCTGCCACCAAGCACGACCTCACCACGCCCGGCCAGGCCGGGCCGTGCGGGGGCTACGTGGGCAACCGCCAGCTCGGCCCGTACCTGCAATATGGCTACGTGCCCGATGAGGACGGGGCCTCGTCCAACACCCTCGAATACGCCTACGACGACTACGTGGCCAGCCAGTTTGCGCAGGCCCTGGGCAAAACCGACGACCAGGCCTACTTTGCCAAGCGGGCGCTGTCCTATAAAAATCAGTTCGACCCGCAAACCGGCTACATGCGCCGCCGCAAGCGCGACGGCAGTTGGGTATCGCCGGTCAACATCCATAAATTCGGCACCGTGGGCGACTGGAACTCCTCGGGCTGGATGGAGGGCACTGCCTGGATTTACTCCTTCTTCGTACCCCAGGACGTGCCTGAGCTGGTGCGCATGGTAGGCCAGAAGCGCTTCAACCAGCGTCTGGAAGAAGGCTTCGCCAGGGGCTACGTGGACCTGAGCAACCAGCCCAATATGCAGGCCCCGTTCCTGTTCAATTACTCAGGCAAGCCCTGGCTCACGCAGAAATACAGCCGCTACGTGATGAGCAAGTTCTACAACACCTCGCCCCTGAGCGGCTGGGTGGGTGAGGAAGACGAGGGCCAACTGTCGTCCCTCTACGTACTGTTTGCGATGGGCCTGTTCGAGATGGACGGCGGCACCGCCGTGCGCCCCACCTACGACCTCAGCAGCCCGCTCTTCAACCGCATAGTGCTACACCTCGACAAGAAGTATTACGGCGGCCGCACCTTCATTATCGAGGCCAAGGACAACTCCGAAACCAACATTTATATTCAATCGGCCACCCTCAACGGCCAACTGCTGGCGCGCCCGCTGCTTGCTCACGCTGATTTGGTAAAAGGCGGGACGCTGGTGCTGCAAATGGGGCCGCAGCCGAATATGGGTTGGGGGTTGGGGCAGTAG
- a CDS encoding class I mannose-6-phosphate isomerase: MRSSNYDKYPFVPVATAADACHLGWAAIGAVLQAALPAAAPAVLAIECYPGTDLARLRQELKPALPPARWVVADALYRPLAEIDAMVAGPLTDDPVFGRLNGLTVADFFDSTELQAAQQQLKADSGLVVVLGTGATLVCPNPDVLVYADLARWEIQLRQRRGEIANLGSENFAEKASLKYKRAYFVDWRAADRLKKQALPRADFLLDTHDLAQPKLITGADLRAGLAAAARRPFRVVPFFDPGPWGGQWMREVCDLPDGPANYAWCFDCVPEENSLLLGFGAVRVEIPSIDLVFAHPRELLGEAVHARFGTEFPIRFDLLDTVGGGNLSLQVHPLTEYAFDHFGLPYTQDESYYMLDAEPDATVYLGLKEDADYRNMLTDLEQAQQDPAKPFPAERYAQQFPARKHDHFLIPAGTIHCSGAGSMVLEISATPFIFTFKLWDWNRLGLDGRPRPIHLAHGAANIQPERTTAWVARHLVNAVEPEAQGAGWREERTGLHGREFIETRRHWFTGPVPHHTHGGVNVLNLVQGAEAVVESPTGAFEPFVVHYAETFIVPAAVGAYTVRPHGLAEGTECATMKAYVRT, translated from the coding sequence ATGCGTTCCTCCAATTACGATAAATATCCCTTCGTGCCGGTAGCCACGGCGGCCGATGCCTGCCACCTCGGTTGGGCGGCCATTGGAGCGGTGTTGCAAGCGGCCCTCCCCGCGGCGGCCCCCGCGGTGCTGGCTATCGAGTGCTACCCCGGCACCGACCTGGCGCGCCTGCGCCAAGAGTTGAAGCCCGCCCTGCCGCCCGCCCGCTGGGTGGTGGCCGATGCGCTGTACCGCCCCCTCGCCGAGATTGACGCGATGGTAGCCGGCCCCCTCACCGACGACCCCGTATTTGGCCGGCTCAATGGGCTGACGGTAGCTGATTTCTTTGACTCCACTGAGCTGCAAGCAGCTCAGCAGCAGCTAAAAGCTGATAGTGGCTTGGTGGTAGTGCTGGGAACCGGGGCCACGCTGGTGTGCCCGAATCCTGACGTGCTGGTGTATGCCGACCTGGCCCGCTGGGAAATCCAATTGCGGCAGCGGCGCGGCGAAATCGCTAATCTGGGCAGTGAGAATTTTGCCGAAAAAGCTAGTTTGAAGTATAAGCGGGCCTATTTCGTGGATTGGCGGGCCGCCGACCGGCTCAAAAAGCAGGCTCTGCCCCGCGCCGATTTTCTGCTTGACACCCACGACCTCGCCCAACCCAAACTCATCACGGGGGCCGACTTGCGGGCCGGCCTGGCGGCGGCCGCACGGCGGCCGTTCCGGGTGGTGCCGTTTTTCGACCCCGGCCCCTGGGGCGGGCAGTGGATGCGCGAGGTGTGCGACCTGCCCGACGGCCCGGCCAACTACGCCTGGTGCTTCGACTGCGTGCCCGAGGAAAACAGCCTGTTGCTGGGTTTCGGCGCGGTGCGGGTCGAAATTCCGAGTATTGACCTCGTATTTGCCCACCCCCGCGAATTGCTGGGCGAGGCCGTGCACGCCCGCTTCGGTACCGAGTTTCCCATCCGCTTCGACCTGCTCGACACCGTGGGCGGCGGCAACCTCTCACTGCAAGTTCACCCGCTTACCGAGTACGCCTTCGACCACTTTGGCCTGCCTTATACCCAGGACGAAAGCTATTATATGCTGGATGCCGAGCCGGATGCCACGGTGTATCTGGGCTTGAAGGAAGATGCTGATTACCGTAACATGCTGACTGACTTGGAACAGGCCCAGCAGGACCCCGCCAAACCCTTTCCGGCCGAGCGCTACGCGCAGCAGTTTCCGGCCCGTAAGCATGACCACTTTCTGATTCCGGCCGGTACTATTCACTGCTCCGGGGCGGGCAGCATGGTGCTGGAAATTTCGGCTACCCCCTTCATTTTCACCTTTAAGCTTTGGGATTGGAACCGCCTGGGCCTGGATGGCCGGCCCCGCCCCATTCACCTCGCCCACGGCGCGGCCAACATTCAGCCCGAGCGCACCACCGCCTGGGTAGCGCGCCACCTGGTGAATGCAGTGGAGCCCGAGGCCCAGGGCGCGGGCTGGCGCGAGGAGCGCACCGGCCTGCACGGGCGCGAATTTATCGAAACGCGCCGCCACTGGTTTACCGGCCCCGTGCCGCACCATACCCACGGCGGCGTCAACGTGCTCAATCTGGTGCAGGGCGCGGAAGCCGTGGTGGAAAGCCCAACCGGCGCGTTTGAGCCGTTCGTCGTGCACTACGCCGAAACGTTTATCGTGCCGGCGGCGGTCGGGGCTTATACTGTTCGGCCTCATGGGCTCGCGGAGGGTACCGAGTGCGCCACGATGAAGGCGTATGTTCGGACCTAA
- a CDS encoding DeoR/GlpR family DNA-binding transcription regulator, protein MSNLTPSENPAATRAQTIVEKLLHTGTVTVDELAEQFDVSVATVRRDLVELEQRGRLRRTHGGAVPIEPLLYEPFRYNSSFHEQMDRNLAEKRRIGLAAAALIEPGETISLTAGTTTTQVTRSLRPGANVTVVTNTVNVAMELSQRDDVRVFVAGGFLTGGWFSLVGAATAQALSQFFVDKVFIGVNGIDAQKGLTSLHPEEAAVIQVMLRQARRRIVVADHTKLGTVATALICPTAEVHQLITDSGATVAQLAPFRAMGIEVLVV, encoded by the coding sequence ATGAGTAATTTAACTCCCTCCGAAAATCCCGCCGCCACTCGCGCCCAAACCATCGTCGAAAAGCTGCTGCACACCGGTACCGTCACCGTGGATGAGCTAGCCGAGCAGTTCGATGTGTCGGTAGCCACCGTGCGGCGCGACCTCGTAGAGCTGGAGCAGCGCGGCCGCCTGCGGCGCACCCACGGCGGAGCCGTGCCCATCGAGCCGCTACTGTACGAGCCATTCCGCTACAACTCCAGCTTTCACGAGCAGATGGACCGTAACCTGGCCGAAAAGCGCCGTATCGGGCTGGCCGCGGCGGCGCTCATTGAGCCCGGTGAAACCATCTCGCTTACCGCCGGCACTACTACCACGCAGGTAACTCGCAGCCTGCGGCCGGGGGCCAACGTGACGGTGGTTACCAACACCGTGAACGTAGCGATGGAACTGAGCCAGCGCGACGACGTGCGGGTATTCGTGGCCGGAGGCTTCCTCACCGGGGGCTGGTTTTCGCTGGTAGGCGCGGCCACCGCGCAGGCGTTGAGCCAGTTTTTCGTGGATAAAGTCTTCATAGGCGTCAATGGTATTGACGCGCAAAAGGGCCTGACCTCGCTGCATCCTGAAGAAGCGGCTGTCATTCAGGTGATGCTGCGGCAGGCCCGGCGGCGCATCGTGGTGGCCGACCACACCAAGCTCGGCACCGTTGCCACCGCCCTCATCTGCCCCACCGCCGAGGTCCACCAACTCATCACCGACTCGGGTGCCACGGTGGCGCAGCTCGCGCCTTTTCGGGCAATGGGTATTGAGGTACTGGTAGTTTAA